The following coding sequences lie in one Pontibacter sp. G13 genomic window:
- a CDS encoding amino acid permease, whose translation MASETQNQKFGTLPVFLTSICTILGAILFLRFGWAVGQVGLLGTLAIILIGHLVTLPTSLAIAEIATNQRVEGGGAYYIISRSFGLNIGGAIGIALYLSQAISVAFYVIAFAQSTAPLFEWLDVWTLKQFGWTINHWDYRMVSLPTMGLLSLLVLTRGANSGMNLLYIVAGVLFVSLLMFFAGTPETPMEFAGVADLFLNKFHPEDFSVGELATMGLSAEKPEYFYVFTIIFPAFTGIIAGLGLSGDLKDPGKSIPTGTIAATLVGMFVYVLVAFKLAFSLPPEVLANKDRLVMSEIAIWAPIIPIGLAAAAISSALGSVLVAPRTLQALGGDKIFPTARINSWIASTRKRDSEPINGGILTVLIAFVFVFIGDVDFVAEIISMFFMVTYGAICLISFLEHFSSNPAYRPSFTSRWYFSLAGAIFCIWLMFKMNLEYAVGSVILMALIYVWVSRYNDNNGMTRIFKGVIFQISRGLRVMLQKAAEEEDYEEHWVPSVICISQHSFERLAAFDMVRFISQRYGFGTYIHMIRDFYSKDTVAQSRDVQKRLLQRTRVSRSKVYVDTMISPSYTSAVAQVLQIPGISGQDNNMILFEYFRHDTTRLPDMVDNIGLIKAADFDALILQSSEKGFGYKHEIHIWLTSEDFVNGNLMILLAYIILGHSEWKGGEIKIFAVYPEKDVKQQKDKLLRLIAEGRMAISPNNIEVIAHPENQSIKSIITDRSVDADLTLIGFGDEDLANRYDEVFSGYDDLGNVLFVNTDREKAID comes from the coding sequence ATGGCTTCGGAAACGCAAAATCAGAAGTTTGGAACCCTGCCTGTTTTCTTGACCTCCATCTGTACGATCCTCGGAGCGATCCTCTTTCTCCGGTTTGGATGGGCAGTGGGGCAAGTGGGACTTTTGGGGACTTTGGCCATCATCCTGATTGGACATTTGGTCACGCTCCCCACCTCACTCGCCATCGCGGAGATTGCCACCAATCAACGTGTGGAAGGAGGCGGGGCCTACTACATCATCTCTCGCTCGTTTGGATTGAACATCGGCGGTGCCATCGGTATCGCGCTTTATCTCTCCCAAGCCATTTCGGTGGCGTTCTATGTCATTGCATTTGCACAATCCACCGCACCCTTGTTCGAGTGGCTGGATGTGTGGACCCTCAAACAATTTGGCTGGACGATCAACCATTGGGACTACCGCATGGTGAGTCTCCCAACGATGGGCCTCTTGTCCTTGCTTGTCCTGACTAGAGGGGCCAATTCTGGCATGAACCTGCTCTACATCGTGGCAGGGGTATTGTTTGTCTCTCTCCTCATGTTCTTTGCCGGAACTCCGGAAACGCCCATGGAATTTGCAGGCGTTGCGGATTTGTTCCTCAACAAATTCCATCCGGAAGATTTCAGCGTCGGGGAATTGGCCACCATGGGACTCTCGGCTGAAAAGCCAGAATACTTTTATGTGTTCACCATTATTTTCCCGGCTTTCACGGGGATCATTGCAGGATTGGGCTTGTCTGGAGACCTCAAGGACCCGGGCAAATCGATTCCTACTGGTACGATTGCTGCCACCTTGGTCGGGATGTTTGTCTATGTCCTGGTCGCCTTCAAGTTGGCATTTTCCCTTCCTCCCGAAGTGCTGGCCAATAAGGATCGTCTGGTCATGTCAGAGATCGCCATCTGGGCCCCGATCATTCCCATTGGATTGGCTGCTGCGGCTATTTCCTCTGCGTTGGGTTCTGTGCTGGTAGCTCCACGAACGCTTCAGGCGTTGGGTGGAGACAAGATCTTCCCTACGGCCCGGATCAATAGTTGGATCGCCTCCACCCGGAAACGCGATTCGGAACCCATCAATGGCGGAATTTTGACTGTCCTGATTGCCTTTGTCTTCGTGTTTATCGGTGATGTGGACTTTGTGGCGGAGATCATCTCGATGTTCTTCATGGTGACGTATGGTGCGATCTGCCTGATTTCTTTTTTGGAGCATTTCTCCTCCAATCCCGCTTACAGGCCGAGTTTTACTTCGCGTTGGTACTTCTCACTAGCTGGGGCCATCTTCTGCATCTGGCTGATGTTCAAGATGAATCTTGAGTACGCGGTCGGGTCGGTGATTCTGATGGCACTGATCTACGTCTGGGTGAGCCGGTACAACGACAACAACGGCATGACCCGCATCTTCAAAGGGGTGATATTCCAAATCAGCCGTGGACTGCGTGTCATGCTCCAGAAAGCTGCCGAAGAGGAGGATTACGAGGAGCACTGGGTACCCTCTGTGATCTGTATTTCCCAGCACAGCTTCGAGCGACTGGCGGCTTTCGATATGGTGAGATTCATCTCCCAACGATATGGATTCGGTACCTATATCCACATGATTCGGGATTTCTATTCCAAGGATACGGTCGCTCAATCCCGCGATGTTCAGAAGCGCTTGTTGCAGCGAACTCGGGTAAGTCGAAGCAAGGTCTATGTCGATACGATGATCTCGCCTTCCTACACTTCCGCGGTCGCTCAGGTGTTGCAGATTCCGGGGATCTCGGGTCAGGACAACAACATGATTCTCTTCGAATACTTCCGTCATGACACGACTCGTCTGCCGGATATGGTGGACAATATCGGCCTGATCAAAGCGGCGGATTTCGATGCGCTGATCCTCCAAAGTTCAGAGAAGGGATTTGGGTATAAGCACGAAATCCACATCTGGTTGACCTCGGAGGACTTCGTGAATGGAAACTTGATGATTTTGCTGGCCTACATCATTCTGGGGCACTCCGAATGGAAAGGTGGCGAAATCAAGATCTTTGCGGTGTATCCCGAAAAAGATGTCAAGCAACAGAAGGACAAGCTCCTGCGACTGATTGCCGAGGGACGTATGGCCATCTCTCCCAACAACATCGAGGTGATTGCCCATCCAGAGAACCAGAGTATCAAATCCATCATCACAGACCGGTCCGTGGACGCGGATTTGACCCTGATCGGTTTTGGGGATGAAGATCTGGCCAACCGCTATGATGAGGTATTCTCCGGATACGATGATCTCGGGAATGTTCTCTTTGTGAATACCGACCGGGAGAAGGCCATCGACTAG
- a CDS encoding radical SAM/SPASM domain-containing protein has translation MVHLRKIRLLLGTLTLRKLWNFGWIYLSFFVSKWMRRSWHRGNPVKIGFEPTTFCNLRCPECPSGLRSFTRPTGMAQMDLFRHTVDQLFGDLVYLLLYFQGEPYLNPDFLDMAAYAHQKGIYSATSTNGHYLTPENARKTVESGLSEVIISIDGTTQDTYEAYRIGGNLEKVKQGVANLVEARKAAGSLHPFIVIQFLVVKPNEHQIEAVKEMGQSLGVDQVVFKTAQVYEFKHGNDLIPDNNRYSRYRQQTDGTWTIKNPLDNQCWKLWHGAEITWDGKVLPCCFDKDAAHEMGNLVETPFWEIWRSPAYDAFRNQLLTSRAEIDMCRNCSEGTRVFA, from the coding sequence TTGGTACATCTTCGAAAAATCCGCCTATTGCTGGGCACGCTTACCCTTCGGAAACTCTGGAATTTCGGCTGGATATACCTGTCGTTTTTCGTTTCCAAATGGATGAGGAGGTCTTGGCACCGAGGCAATCCCGTGAAGATCGGTTTCGAACCCACGACCTTTTGCAATCTTCGCTGCCCAGAATGTCCTTCTGGCTTGAGGTCGTTTACCCGTCCTACTGGAATGGCCCAGATGGATCTATTCCGCCATACGGTGGATCAGTTGTTTGGAGATTTGGTGTACCTGTTGCTCTATTTTCAGGGAGAACCTTACCTCAACCCTGACTTCCTCGACATGGCTGCATACGCCCACCAGAAGGGGATTTATTCCGCGACTTCTACGAATGGACATTATTTGACCCCGGAGAATGCCCGCAAAACGGTGGAAAGCGGACTGTCTGAGGTGATCATCTCCATAGATGGCACCACACAGGATACTTATGAAGCCTACCGAATTGGAGGGAATTTGGAGAAGGTCAAGCAAGGAGTAGCCAATCTTGTAGAGGCCCGAAAAGCTGCTGGCTCGCTCCACCCCTTTATTGTGATCCAATTCTTGGTCGTCAAGCCCAATGAGCACCAAATCGAGGCTGTGAAGGAAATGGGGCAGTCGCTTGGCGTGGATCAGGTCGTCTTCAAAACTGCGCAGGTCTACGAATTCAAGCATGGCAATGACCTGATCCCGGACAACAATCGATACAGCAGATATCGCCAGCAAACCGATGGGACTTGGACCATCAAGAATCCGTTAGACAACCAATGCTGGAAGCTCTGGCATGGAGCCGAAATCACATGGGATGGCAAAGTGCTGCCTTGCTGTTTCGATAAAGATGCCGCCCATGAAATGGGTAATTTGGTGGAGACGCCCTTCTGGGAAATTTGGCGAAGCCCCGCCTATGATGCTTTCCGAAACCAGCTTTTGACTTCCCGCGCCGAAATAGATATGTGCCGCAACTGCTCCGAAGGCACGAGAGTATTCGCCTGA